TTGCGGCTGAACGGCGAGCGGGACCGGGACAAGCTCGACATCGCGGTCCTCGAAAGCCTCAAGGCGGCCGCTCTCTGGGACGAAGTGAAGGATTCGTTGGACAAGAGCGGGGCGAGCCTCTCGGGCGGGCAACAGCAGCGACTCTGCATCGCGCGCGCCCTCGCGGTCAAGCCAGAGGTCCTGCTCATGGACGAACCGTGCTCCGCCCTCGACCCGATCGCGACCGCGAAGATCGAGGACCTGATCTTCGACCTCAAGAAGGACTATACGCTCGTGATCGTGACGCACAACATGCAGCAAGCCGCGCGCGTCGCCGCGACGACGGCGTTTATGTATCTGGGCAAGCTCATCGAGGTGAATGGGACGCGCGAGTTATTCGAGCGACCCCGCGAGACGCTCACAGAGAGTTACATCACCGGGAGGTTCGGATAGTGCCTCAGGCCGCAGAGCGCAAGGCGCTCGAGAAGGGACTCCGGAAGCTGAACGAGAACATGGTGACCCTCGCGGAGCTCAGCGAGCTCGCGATCCGCAAGGCGGTCGATGGGCTGACGCGCTTCGACACGGAGACGGCCCGGGAGGTGTTCACCCTCGACCAAGAGGTGTACGGCCTCCAACTCGAAATCGAACGGACGTGCATCGAGCTCCTCGCGTTGCACGCGCCCGTGGCCCGGGACCTCCGGACGATTACGACATCCCTGAAGATCACGACGGATCTGGACCGCATCGGACGGTACGCGAAGGACCTGAGTGAGCTCACCCTGCAGTTCGGCGGTGCGCAGGCGGGGCCGCGCGCGGACATCGCGCGAATCCGCGAGATGGCGGATCACACGATCCGGATGGTCGACACGTCGATCGACGCATTCGTCAAGAGGGACGCCGAATCCGTGCGGAACATCATGGAGGTCGACGACGTCGTGGACAGGATGCACGACGAGGTCTTCGCCGACCTCGTACGCCGCATGGAGGAGCGCAGCCTCGACACGGAGAGCGGGGCCCGATACATCCTCGTGAACCGGTATCTCGAGCGGATCGCGGATCATGCGGTGAACATCGGAATGCGGGTCGTCTACATGGTCACGGGCGACTGGCTCCCGCGGGTCCGGGCGGCGGACCGCGTGAAGCGATATCCGA
This DNA window, taken from Thermoplasmata archaeon, encodes the following:
- the pstB gene encoding phosphate ABC transporter ATP-binding protein PstB, with the protein product MAVKLHTAGLSAWYGPKKAIEDITLDIEEHAVTAIIGPSGCGKSTLIRCLNRMHETIPKTRVEGQVLLDGVDVYGLPAMSVRRRIGMVFQKANPFPTMSIYENVAAGLRLNGERDRDKLDIAVLESLKAAALWDEVKDSLDKSGASLSGGQQQRLCIARALAVKPEVLLMDEPCSALDPIATAKIEDLIFDLKKDYTLVIVTHNMQQAARVAATTAFMYLGKLIEVNGTRELFERPRETLTESYITGRFG
- the phoU gene encoding phosphate signaling complex protein PhoU, whose product is MPQAAERKALEKGLRKLNENMVTLAELSELAIRKAVDGLTRFDTETAREVFTLDQEVYGLQLEIERTCIELLALHAPVARDLRTITTSLKITTDLDRIGRYAKDLSELTLQFGGAQAGPRADIARIREMADHTIRMVDTSIDAFVKRDAESVRNIMEVDDVVDRMHDEVFADLVRRMEERSLDTESGARYILVNRYLERIADHAVNIGMRVVYMVTGDWLPRVRAADRVKRYPKPAGGTP